A window from Manis javanica isolate MJ-LG chromosome 10, MJ_LKY, whole genome shotgun sequence encodes these proteins:
- the CHTF18 gene encoding chromosome transmission fidelity protein 18 homolog isoform X2, producing the protein MGDPGRAAGGAGDDFLSQFAAELEVLAELEGTAAPYLPAGARPRPALQEAAAGGDAGAPRSPDGHPGTREGAATKRPLDPHVGPVGPLPPSTSAGDRGAGWGVGPRPCLPSSRVSPAPRVKRPRLEAVKRLNFGPDDSEEPPLPDSPPGGITPPLSPEAPHELWGDGLPDAGVTRASPATRGAVLRRPPVLEDYVSVTSTGGSRAFLVLGADPTGTGVQSPLLSFDVQWRCHGQLNLLGVSFTSLKEQVDSERRQRLFEDAQRLSDTLNSLREEEAQPLRTPEGEPVDSQAASQHCLWVDTFAPRRYTELLSDDFTNRCLLKWLKLWDPVVFGRERPARKPRPSVEPARVGKEATASSRWKSHQQVLEDMLEAEPDPSQRPRQKVALLCGPPGLGKTTLAHVIARHAGYSVVEMNASDDRSPEAFCMRIEAATQMESVLGAGGTPNCLVIDEIDGAPMAAVNILLSILDRKGPQEAEPGGLAVPTGVGRRRWAGGGLLMRPVVCICNDPFVPSLRHLKQQAFLLHFPPTLPSRLLQRLQEICLQQGMQADPGALAALCEKTHNDIRACVNTLQFLHGQGQRELSVQAVQTTRIGLKDQRKGLFSVWQEVFQLPQAQRQRGGPDPALLFPTFLLNGGPMGGGPQAAERPLTLASQRLYRILHVAASAGEHEKVVQGLFDNFLRLRLRDSSLGTVCTALDWLAFDDMLGRAAHRGQSFQLLRYLPFLPAAFHLLFASSRTPRVVFPSSQQEAQSRTSRMQNLIQTLVSGIAPATRSRATPQALVLDTLCLLLDILTPKLRPVSTQLFSAREKQQLASLVGTMLAYSLTYRQERMPDGLYVYRLEPNVEELCRFPELPTRKPLTYQAQQLIAHEIEMEKMRRAEARAMGSPQQVDEGPLGNEGLHGGAEEEGLQSATLCSHKQRLERIVKRVGVEEQPERDFFGRVVVRRAATLSAEDATPEIDTAEQRMGTAVGRSDVWFRFKEGVSNAVRRGLYIRDLL; encoded by the exons ATGGGGGACCCAGGGCGCGCGGCGGGCGGCGCCGGGGACGATTTCCTCAGCCAGTTCGCGGCCGAGCTCGAGGTGCTGGCCGAGCTGGAAG GGACGGCGGCCCCGTACCTCCCCGCGGGCGCTCGGCCCCGGCCGGCGCTCCAGGAGGCCGCTGCCGGAGGGGACGCCGGCGCTCCCCGCTCTCCTGACGGGCATCCGGGGACACGCGAGGGCGCAGCCACCAAAAGGCCGCTGGACCCCCACGTCGGGCCGGTCGGGCCCCTGCCCCCCAGTACGTCCGCAGGGGACCGCGGCGCAGGGTGGGGTGTGGGGCCGCGGCCGTGCCTCCCTTCCTCCCGTGTCTCCCCAGCCCCCCGAGTCAAGCGGCCCAGGCTGGAGGCTGTCAAGAGGCTGAACTTTGGGCCCGATGACTCGGAAGAGCCGCCCCTTCCCGACTCCCCCCCTGGGGGCATCACACCCCCGCTGAGTCCCGAGGCCCCCCACGAGCTGTGGGGTGACGG GCTCCCAGACGCGGGGGTCACACGGGCCTCCCCAGCCACCCGCGGTGCCGTTCTGAGGCGGCCCCCAGTCCTGGAGGACTATGTCAGCGTGACCTCCACGGGAGGCAGCCGGGCGTTTCTGGTGCTGGGGGCCGACCCCACGGGCACTGGGGTGCAG AGCCCTCTCCTTAGCTTTGACGTCCAGTGGCGCTGCCATGGCCAGCTAAACCTGCTGGGTGTGTCCTTTACCTCCCTCAAGGAGCAGGTGGACAGCGAG CGGCGGCAGCGACTGTTTGAGGATGCCCAGCGGCTCTCAGACACGCTGAACAG cctcagagaggaggaggctCAGCCCTTGCGGACCCCCGAGGGGGAGCCGGTGGACAGCCAAGCTGCGTCCCAGCACTGCCTCTGGGTGGACACATTCGCGCCCCGGCGCTACACAGAGCTGCTCAGTGATGAC TTCACCAACCGCTGCCTCCTCAAGTGGCTGAAGCTGTGGGACCCGGTGGTGTTTGGCAGAGAGAGGCCCGCCCGGAAGCCCAGGCCCAGTGTGGAGCCAGCCCGGGTTGGCAAGGAGGCCACAGCCTCCAGCAGGTGGAAGAGCCACCAGCAAGTGCTGGAGGACATGCTGGAGGCCGAGCCGGACCCAAGCCAGCGGCCCCGGCAGAAG GTGGCACTGCTGTGTGGCCCCCCTGGGCTGGGCAAGACCACGCTGGCCCATGTGATTGCACGGCATGCTGGGTACTCCGTAGTGGAGATGAACGCGAG TGACGACCGCAGCCCTGAGGCCTTCTGCATGCGCATCGAGGCAGCCACGCAGATGGAGTCGGTGCTGGGTGCCGGCGGGACTCCCAACTGCCTGGTCATTGATGAGATTGACGGAGCCCCCATG GCTGCTGTCAACATACTCCTGAGCATCCTGGACCGGAAGGGCCcgcaggaggcagagccagggggTCTGGCTGTGCCCACGGGCGTGGGTCGGCGGCGCTGGGCAGGGGGGGGGCTCCTGATGAGGCCTGTTGTCTGCATCTGCAATGACCC GTTCGTGCCCTCTCTGCGGCATCTGAAGCAACAGGCCTTTCTGCTCCACTTCCCGCCCACCCTGCCATCGAGGCTCCTGCAGCGGCTCCAGGAG ATCTGCCTGCAGCAGGGCATGCAGGCTGACCCGGGTGCGCTGGCAGCCCTCTGTGAGAAGACGCACAATGACATCCGGGCCTGTGTCAACACCctgcag TTCCTTCATGGGCAGGGCCAGCGGGAGCTGAGTGTGCAGGCCGTGCAGACCACGCGCATTGGCCTCAAGGACCAGCGCAAGGGACTCTTCTCCGTGTGGCAGGAGGTGTTCCAGCTGCCGCAGGCCCAGCG GCAGCGTGGCGGCCCAGACCCAGCCCTGCTGTTCCCCACGTTCCTGCTCAATGGTGGGCCCATGGGCGGGGGCCCGCAGGCCGCGGAGCGGCCTCTGACCTTGGCTTCACAGCGCCTCTACCGCATCCTGCATGTGGCTGCCTCCGCAGGGGAGCATGAGAAGGTGGTCCAG GGCCTGTTCGACAACTTCCTGCGCCTGCGGCTACGGGACTCCAGCCTCGGCACTGTGTGCACGGCCCTTGACTGGCTGGCCTTTGACGACATGCTGGGCCGGGCCGCCCACCGTGGCCAGAGCTTTCAGCTGCTGCGCTACCTGCCCTTCCTGCCTGCCGCCTTCCACCTGCTCTTCGCCTCCAGCCGCACGCCGAGAGTCGTCTTCCCCAGCAGCCAGCAAGAG GCCCAGAGCCGGACCAGCCGAATGCAGAACCTGATCCAGACGCTGGTGTCGGGCATCGCGCCGGCCACCCGCAGCCGGGCCACACCCCAGGCCCTGGTCCTGGACACGCTCTGCCTGCTTCTGGACATCCTGACGCCCAAGCTGCGGCCT GTGAGCACTCAGCTGTTCAGTGCCCGCGAGAAGCAGCAGCTGGCCAGCCTGGTGGGCACCATGCTTGCTTACAGCCTCACCTACCGCCAGGAGCGCATGCCTGATGGGCTGTATGTCTACAGGCTTGAGCC GAATGTGGAGGAGCTCTGTCGCTTTCCTGAGCTGCCCACCCGCAAGCCCCTCACCTACCAGGCCCAGCAGCTCATCGCCCATGAGATCGAAATGGAGAAGATGCGGCGGGCAGAGGCCCGGGCTATGGGCAGCCCCCAG CAGGTGGACGAGGGGCCCCTGGGGAACGAGGGTCTGCATGGGGGTGCTGAGGAGGAAGGACTGCAGTCAGCTACCCTGTGCAGCCACAAGCAGCGGCTGGAGCGCATCGTGAAGAGAGTGGGCGTGGAGGAGCAG CCCGAGAGGGATTTCTTCGGTCGCGTGGTTGTCAGGAGAGCAGCAACCCTGAGTGCAG AGGACGCAACCCCCGAGATCGACACGGCGGAGCAGCGCATGGGCACGGCGGTGGGCCGGAGTGACGTCTGGTTCCGTTTCAAGGAGGGCGTCTCCAACGCCGTCAGGCGCGGCCTGTACATCAGGGACCTGCTGTAG
- the CHTF18 gene encoding chromosome transmission fidelity protein 18 homolog isoform X5 — MGDPGRAAGGAGDDFLSQFAAELEVLAELEGTAAPYLPAGARPRPALQEAAAGGDAGAPRSPDGHPGTREGAATKRPLDPHVGPVGPLPPSTSAGDRGAGWGVGPRPCLPSSRVSPAPRVKRPRLEAVKRLNFGPDDSEEPPLPDSPPGGITPPLSPEAPHELWGDGLPDAGVTRASPATRGAVLRRPPVLEDYVSVTSTGGSRAFLVLGADPTGTGVQSPLLSFDVQWRCHGQLNLLGVSFTSLKEQVDSERRQRLFEDAQRLSDTLNSLREEEAQPLRTPEGEPVDSQAASQHCLWVDTFAPRRYTELLSDDFTNRCLLKWLKLWDPVVFGRERPARKPRPSVEPARVGKEATASSRWKSHQQVLEDMLEAEPDPSQRPRQKVALLCGPPGLGKTTLAHVIARHAGYSVVEMNASDDRSPEAFCMRIEAATQMESVLGAGGTPNCLVIDEIDGAPMAAVNILLSILDRKGPQEAEPGGLAVPTGVGRRRWAGGGLLMRPVVCICNDPFVPSLRHLKQQAFLLHFPPTLPSRLLQRLQEQICLQQGMQADPGALAALCEKTHNDIRACVNTLQGQRELSVQAVQTTRIGLKDQRKGLFSVWQEVFQLPQAQRQRGGPDPALLFPTFLLNGGPMGGGPQAAERPLTLASQRLYRILHVAASAGEHEKVVQGLFDNFLRLRLRDSSLGTVCTALDWLAFDDMLGRAAHRGQSFQLLRYLPFLPAAFHLLFASSRTPRVVFPSSQQEAQSRTSRMQNLIQTLVSGIAPATRSRATPQALVLDTLCLLLDILTPKLRPVSTQLFSAREKQQLASLVGTMLAYSLTYRQERMPDGLYVYRLEPNVEELCRFPELPTRKPLTYQAQQLIAHEIEMEKMRRAEARAMGSPQQVDEGPLGNEGLHGGAEEEGLQSATLCSHKQRLERIVKRVGVEEQPERDFFGRVVVRRAATLSAEDATPEIDTAEQRMGTAVGRSDVWFRFKEGVSNAVRRGLYIRDLL, encoded by the exons ATGGGGGACCCAGGGCGCGCGGCGGGCGGCGCCGGGGACGATTTCCTCAGCCAGTTCGCGGCCGAGCTCGAGGTGCTGGCCGAGCTGGAAG GGACGGCGGCCCCGTACCTCCCCGCGGGCGCTCGGCCCCGGCCGGCGCTCCAGGAGGCCGCTGCCGGAGGGGACGCCGGCGCTCCCCGCTCTCCTGACGGGCATCCGGGGACACGCGAGGGCGCAGCCACCAAAAGGCCGCTGGACCCCCACGTCGGGCCGGTCGGGCCCCTGCCCCCCAGTACGTCCGCAGGGGACCGCGGCGCAGGGTGGGGTGTGGGGCCGCGGCCGTGCCTCCCTTCCTCCCGTGTCTCCCCAGCCCCCCGAGTCAAGCGGCCCAGGCTGGAGGCTGTCAAGAGGCTGAACTTTGGGCCCGATGACTCGGAAGAGCCGCCCCTTCCCGACTCCCCCCCTGGGGGCATCACACCCCCGCTGAGTCCCGAGGCCCCCCACGAGCTGTGGGGTGACGG GCTCCCAGACGCGGGGGTCACACGGGCCTCCCCAGCCACCCGCGGTGCCGTTCTGAGGCGGCCCCCAGTCCTGGAGGACTATGTCAGCGTGACCTCCACGGGAGGCAGCCGGGCGTTTCTGGTGCTGGGGGCCGACCCCACGGGCACTGGGGTGCAG AGCCCTCTCCTTAGCTTTGACGTCCAGTGGCGCTGCCATGGCCAGCTAAACCTGCTGGGTGTGTCCTTTACCTCCCTCAAGGAGCAGGTGGACAGCGAG CGGCGGCAGCGACTGTTTGAGGATGCCCAGCGGCTCTCAGACACGCTGAACAG cctcagagaggaggaggctCAGCCCTTGCGGACCCCCGAGGGGGAGCCGGTGGACAGCCAAGCTGCGTCCCAGCACTGCCTCTGGGTGGACACATTCGCGCCCCGGCGCTACACAGAGCTGCTCAGTGATGAC TTCACCAACCGCTGCCTCCTCAAGTGGCTGAAGCTGTGGGACCCGGTGGTGTTTGGCAGAGAGAGGCCCGCCCGGAAGCCCAGGCCCAGTGTGGAGCCAGCCCGGGTTGGCAAGGAGGCCACAGCCTCCAGCAGGTGGAAGAGCCACCAGCAAGTGCTGGAGGACATGCTGGAGGCCGAGCCGGACCCAAGCCAGCGGCCCCGGCAGAAG GTGGCACTGCTGTGTGGCCCCCCTGGGCTGGGCAAGACCACGCTGGCCCATGTGATTGCACGGCATGCTGGGTACTCCGTAGTGGAGATGAACGCGAG TGACGACCGCAGCCCTGAGGCCTTCTGCATGCGCATCGAGGCAGCCACGCAGATGGAGTCGGTGCTGGGTGCCGGCGGGACTCCCAACTGCCTGGTCATTGATGAGATTGACGGAGCCCCCATG GCTGCTGTCAACATACTCCTGAGCATCCTGGACCGGAAGGGCCcgcaggaggcagagccagggggTCTGGCTGTGCCCACGGGCGTGGGTCGGCGGCGCTGGGCAGGGGGGGGGCTCCTGATGAGGCCTGTTGTCTGCATCTGCAATGACCC GTTCGTGCCCTCTCTGCGGCATCTGAAGCAACAGGCCTTTCTGCTCCACTTCCCGCCCACCCTGCCATCGAGGCTCCTGCAGCGGCTCCAGGAG CAGATCTGCCTGCAGCAGGGCATGCAGGCTGACCCGGGTGCGCTGGCAGCCCTCTGTGAGAAGACGCACAATGACATCCGGGCCTGTGTCAACACCctgcag GGCCAGCGGGAGCTGAGTGTGCAGGCCGTGCAGACCACGCGCATTGGCCTCAAGGACCAGCGCAAGGGACTCTTCTCCGTGTGGCAGGAGGTGTTCCAGCTGCCGCAGGCCCAGCG GCAGCGTGGCGGCCCAGACCCAGCCCTGCTGTTCCCCACGTTCCTGCTCAATGGTGGGCCCATGGGCGGGGGCCCGCAGGCCGCGGAGCGGCCTCTGACCTTGGCTTCACAGCGCCTCTACCGCATCCTGCATGTGGCTGCCTCCGCAGGGGAGCATGAGAAGGTGGTCCAG GGCCTGTTCGACAACTTCCTGCGCCTGCGGCTACGGGACTCCAGCCTCGGCACTGTGTGCACGGCCCTTGACTGGCTGGCCTTTGACGACATGCTGGGCCGGGCCGCCCACCGTGGCCAGAGCTTTCAGCTGCTGCGCTACCTGCCCTTCCTGCCTGCCGCCTTCCACCTGCTCTTCGCCTCCAGCCGCACGCCGAGAGTCGTCTTCCCCAGCAGCCAGCAAGAG GCCCAGAGCCGGACCAGCCGAATGCAGAACCTGATCCAGACGCTGGTGTCGGGCATCGCGCCGGCCACCCGCAGCCGGGCCACACCCCAGGCCCTGGTCCTGGACACGCTCTGCCTGCTTCTGGACATCCTGACGCCCAAGCTGCGGCCT GTGAGCACTCAGCTGTTCAGTGCCCGCGAGAAGCAGCAGCTGGCCAGCCTGGTGGGCACCATGCTTGCTTACAGCCTCACCTACCGCCAGGAGCGCATGCCTGATGGGCTGTATGTCTACAGGCTTGAGCC GAATGTGGAGGAGCTCTGTCGCTTTCCTGAGCTGCCCACCCGCAAGCCCCTCACCTACCAGGCCCAGCAGCTCATCGCCCATGAGATCGAAATGGAGAAGATGCGGCGGGCAGAGGCCCGGGCTATGGGCAGCCCCCAG CAGGTGGACGAGGGGCCCCTGGGGAACGAGGGTCTGCATGGGGGTGCTGAGGAGGAAGGACTGCAGTCAGCTACCCTGTGCAGCCACAAGCAGCGGCTGGAGCGCATCGTGAAGAGAGTGGGCGTGGAGGAGCAG CCCGAGAGGGATTTCTTCGGTCGCGTGGTTGTCAGGAGAGCAGCAACCCTGAGTGCAG AGGACGCAACCCCCGAGATCGACACGGCGGAGCAGCGCATGGGCACGGCGGTGGGCCGGAGTGACGTCTGGTTCCGTTTCAAGGAGGGCGTCTCCAACGCCGTCAGGCGCGGCCTGTACATCAGGGACCTGCTGTAG
- the CHTF18 gene encoding chromosome transmission fidelity protein 18 homolog isoform X3: MGDPGRAAGGAGDDFLSQFAAELEVLAELEGTAAPYLPAGARPRPALQEAAAGGDAGAPRSPDGHPGTREGAATKRPLDPHVGPVGPLPPSTSAGDRGAGWGVGPRPCLPSSRVSPAPRVKRPRLEAVKRLNFGPDDSEEPPLPDSPPGGITPPLSPEAPHELWGDGLPDAGVTRASPATRGAVLRRPPVLEDYVSVTSTGGSRAFLVLGADPTGTGVQSPLLSFDVQWRCHGQLNLLGVSFTSLKEQVDSERRQRLFEDAQRLSDTLNSLREEEAQPLRTPEGEPVDSQAASQHCLWVDTFAPRRYTELLSDDFTNRCLLKWLKLWDPVVFGRERPARKPRPSVEPARVGKEATASSRWKSHQQVLEDMLEAEPDPSQRPRQKVALLCGPPGLGKTTLAHVIARHAGYSVVEMNASDDRSPEAFCMRIEAATQMESVLGAGGTPNCLVIDEIDGAPMAAVNILLSILDRKGPQEAEPGGLAVPTGVGRRRWAGGGLLMRPVVCICNDPFVPSLRHLKQQAFLLHFPPTLPSRLLQRLQEQICLQQGMQADPGALAALCEKTHNDIRACVNTLQFLHGQGQRELSVQAVQTTRIGLKDQRKGLFSVWQEVFQLPQAQRQRGGPDPALLFPTFLLNGGPMGGGPQAAERPLTLASQRLYRILHVAASAGEHEKVVQGLFDNFLRLRLRDSSLGTVCTALDWLAFDDMLGRAAHRGQSFQLLRYLPFLPAAFHLLFASSRTPRVVFPSSQQEAQSRTSRMQNLIQTLVSGIAPATRSRATPQALVLDTLCLLLDILTPKLRPVSTQLFSAREKQQLASLVGTMLAYSLTYRQERMPDGLYVYRLEPNVEELCRFPELPTRKPLTYQAQQLIAHEIEMEKMRRAEARAMGSPQVDEGPLGNEGLHGGAEEEGLQSATLCSHKQRLERIVKRVGVEEQPERDFFGRVVVRRAATLSAEDATPEIDTAEQRMGTAVGRSDVWFRFKEGVSNAVRRGLYIRDLL, from the exons ATGGGGGACCCAGGGCGCGCGGCGGGCGGCGCCGGGGACGATTTCCTCAGCCAGTTCGCGGCCGAGCTCGAGGTGCTGGCCGAGCTGGAAG GGACGGCGGCCCCGTACCTCCCCGCGGGCGCTCGGCCCCGGCCGGCGCTCCAGGAGGCCGCTGCCGGAGGGGACGCCGGCGCTCCCCGCTCTCCTGACGGGCATCCGGGGACACGCGAGGGCGCAGCCACCAAAAGGCCGCTGGACCCCCACGTCGGGCCGGTCGGGCCCCTGCCCCCCAGTACGTCCGCAGGGGACCGCGGCGCAGGGTGGGGTGTGGGGCCGCGGCCGTGCCTCCCTTCCTCCCGTGTCTCCCCAGCCCCCCGAGTCAAGCGGCCCAGGCTGGAGGCTGTCAAGAGGCTGAACTTTGGGCCCGATGACTCGGAAGAGCCGCCCCTTCCCGACTCCCCCCCTGGGGGCATCACACCCCCGCTGAGTCCCGAGGCCCCCCACGAGCTGTGGGGTGACGG GCTCCCAGACGCGGGGGTCACACGGGCCTCCCCAGCCACCCGCGGTGCCGTTCTGAGGCGGCCCCCAGTCCTGGAGGACTATGTCAGCGTGACCTCCACGGGAGGCAGCCGGGCGTTTCTGGTGCTGGGGGCCGACCCCACGGGCACTGGGGTGCAG AGCCCTCTCCTTAGCTTTGACGTCCAGTGGCGCTGCCATGGCCAGCTAAACCTGCTGGGTGTGTCCTTTACCTCCCTCAAGGAGCAGGTGGACAGCGAG CGGCGGCAGCGACTGTTTGAGGATGCCCAGCGGCTCTCAGACACGCTGAACAG cctcagagaggaggaggctCAGCCCTTGCGGACCCCCGAGGGGGAGCCGGTGGACAGCCAAGCTGCGTCCCAGCACTGCCTCTGGGTGGACACATTCGCGCCCCGGCGCTACACAGAGCTGCTCAGTGATGAC TTCACCAACCGCTGCCTCCTCAAGTGGCTGAAGCTGTGGGACCCGGTGGTGTTTGGCAGAGAGAGGCCCGCCCGGAAGCCCAGGCCCAGTGTGGAGCCAGCCCGGGTTGGCAAGGAGGCCACAGCCTCCAGCAGGTGGAAGAGCCACCAGCAAGTGCTGGAGGACATGCTGGAGGCCGAGCCGGACCCAAGCCAGCGGCCCCGGCAGAAG GTGGCACTGCTGTGTGGCCCCCCTGGGCTGGGCAAGACCACGCTGGCCCATGTGATTGCACGGCATGCTGGGTACTCCGTAGTGGAGATGAACGCGAG TGACGACCGCAGCCCTGAGGCCTTCTGCATGCGCATCGAGGCAGCCACGCAGATGGAGTCGGTGCTGGGTGCCGGCGGGACTCCCAACTGCCTGGTCATTGATGAGATTGACGGAGCCCCCATG GCTGCTGTCAACATACTCCTGAGCATCCTGGACCGGAAGGGCCcgcaggaggcagagccagggggTCTGGCTGTGCCCACGGGCGTGGGTCGGCGGCGCTGGGCAGGGGGGGGGCTCCTGATGAGGCCTGTTGTCTGCATCTGCAATGACCC GTTCGTGCCCTCTCTGCGGCATCTGAAGCAACAGGCCTTTCTGCTCCACTTCCCGCCCACCCTGCCATCGAGGCTCCTGCAGCGGCTCCAGGAG CAGATCTGCCTGCAGCAGGGCATGCAGGCTGACCCGGGTGCGCTGGCAGCCCTCTGTGAGAAGACGCACAATGACATCCGGGCCTGTGTCAACACCctgcag TTCCTTCATGGGCAGGGCCAGCGGGAGCTGAGTGTGCAGGCCGTGCAGACCACGCGCATTGGCCTCAAGGACCAGCGCAAGGGACTCTTCTCCGTGTGGCAGGAGGTGTTCCAGCTGCCGCAGGCCCAGCG GCAGCGTGGCGGCCCAGACCCAGCCCTGCTGTTCCCCACGTTCCTGCTCAATGGTGGGCCCATGGGCGGGGGCCCGCAGGCCGCGGAGCGGCCTCTGACCTTGGCTTCACAGCGCCTCTACCGCATCCTGCATGTGGCTGCCTCCGCAGGGGAGCATGAGAAGGTGGTCCAG GGCCTGTTCGACAACTTCCTGCGCCTGCGGCTACGGGACTCCAGCCTCGGCACTGTGTGCACGGCCCTTGACTGGCTGGCCTTTGACGACATGCTGGGCCGGGCCGCCCACCGTGGCCAGAGCTTTCAGCTGCTGCGCTACCTGCCCTTCCTGCCTGCCGCCTTCCACCTGCTCTTCGCCTCCAGCCGCACGCCGAGAGTCGTCTTCCCCAGCAGCCAGCAAGAG GCCCAGAGCCGGACCAGCCGAATGCAGAACCTGATCCAGACGCTGGTGTCGGGCATCGCGCCGGCCACCCGCAGCCGGGCCACACCCCAGGCCCTGGTCCTGGACACGCTCTGCCTGCTTCTGGACATCCTGACGCCCAAGCTGCGGCCT GTGAGCACTCAGCTGTTCAGTGCCCGCGAGAAGCAGCAGCTGGCCAGCCTGGTGGGCACCATGCTTGCTTACAGCCTCACCTACCGCCAGGAGCGCATGCCTGATGGGCTGTATGTCTACAGGCTTGAGCC GAATGTGGAGGAGCTCTGTCGCTTTCCTGAGCTGCCCACCCGCAAGCCCCTCACCTACCAGGCCCAGCAGCTCATCGCCCATGAGATCGAAATGGAGAAGATGCGGCGGGCAGAGGCCCGGGCTATGGGCAGCCCCCAG GTGGACGAGGGGCCCCTGGGGAACGAGGGTCTGCATGGGGGTGCTGAGGAGGAAGGACTGCAGTCAGCTACCCTGTGCAGCCACAAGCAGCGGCTGGAGCGCATCGTGAAGAGAGTGGGCGTGGAGGAGCAG CCCGAGAGGGATTTCTTCGGTCGCGTGGTTGTCAGGAGAGCAGCAACCCTGAGTGCAG AGGACGCAACCCCCGAGATCGACACGGCGGAGCAGCGCATGGGCACGGCGGTGGGCCGGAGTGACGTCTGGTTCCGTTTCAAGGAGGGCGTCTCCAACGCCGTCAGGCGCGGCCTGTACATCAGGGACCTGCTGTAG